The proteins below are encoded in one region of Reichenbachiella sp. 5M10:
- a CDS encoding LiaI-LiaF-like domain-containing protein, protein MNHSNRRASLGIMLVVIGILFLLDNLQIFSFSVPHYLFTWQMILVVVGVFQLATGNQRGGILLITIGLVLWLPDYFDISFRQYWPVILIALGLSFFFKSRTGKIYKENTDSIDHLAILGGTNQSVQSKHFAGGKITTIFGGVELDLRQSSLEDGKAILDSFTTFGSVKLFIPNDWVVNYEATTVFGGFKDKRIHKPTEYFGNVLTVKGLVLFGGIELIG, encoded by the coding sequence TGACAACCTCCAGATCTTCTCATTTTCTGTACCACACTATCTATTTACTTGGCAGATGATCCTAGTGGTTGTTGGGGTTTTTCAGCTCGCTACTGGTAACCAACGTGGCGGCATCTTACTCATTACAATTGGACTAGTGCTGTGGCTACCTGATTATTTTGACATCAGTTTTAGACAATATTGGCCTGTGATTCTCATTGCGCTAGGACTCAGTTTTTTTTTCAAAAGTCGAACCGGAAAAATATATAAGGAGAACACAGACAGCATCGATCACCTCGCAATACTCGGAGGGACAAACCAATCCGTCCAAAGCAAGCATTTCGCAGGGGGTAAAATCACCACAATCTTTGGTGGGGTAGAACTGGATCTAAGACAGTCCTCTCTTGAAGACGGCAAAGCCATCCTTGATTCCTTTACCACCTTTGGGTCCGTCAAGCTATTCATCCCCAACGACTGGGTAGTCAACTACGAAGCGACTACTGTATTTGGGGGCTTCAAAGACAAACGTATCCACAAACCTACCGAATACTTTGGTAATGTACTCACGGTCAAAGGGTTGGTACTCTTTGGAGGAATCGAATTGATCGGCTGA